Proteins encoded in a region of the Phoenix dactylifera cultivar Barhee BC4 chromosome 3, palm_55x_up_171113_PBpolish2nd_filt_p, whole genome shotgun sequence genome:
- the LOC103706270 gene encoding transcription factor MYBC1-like: MVERSRVIGGGMREESEEESSNINTTNSSNNWFASWEDQLPKPEELMPLSQTLITPDLALAFDLPSHHRPAPAAAAAAAAAAALPDHESGGGAALVGDEGAAARTLKRPRLVWTPQLHKRFVDAVAHLGIKNAVPKTIMQLMGVEGLTRENVASHLQKYRLYLKRMQQTSSSADGHGGAALAGGGHISAADHQLFASGPVPHHFLSPRGPEPPFVPLVPVNPLHHPHQQHQIGQQYYYQRQMGHFGPAASGGVRGGGGGFDHRFLSQASARPMGMHQMGMGMGMGFHPAAASYGEELESGERGGGRRELTLFPTGDD; the protein is encoded by the coding sequence atggTAGAGAGATCAAGAGTAATAGGAGGAGGGATGAGAGAAGAATCGGAGGAGGAGTCGTCAAACATCAATACTACCAACAGCAGTAACAACTGGTTCGCCAGCTGGGAGGATCAGCTGCCGAAGCCCGAAGAGCTGATGCCCCTCTCGCAAACCCTCATCACCCCCGACCTCGCCCTCGCCTTCGACCTCCCCTCCCATCACCGACCCGCCCCTGCCGCAGCCGCCGCAGCCGCAGCCGCAGCCGCCCTCCCCGACCACGAATCCGGAGGCGGAGCCGCCCTGGTCGGAGACGAGGGGGCGGCGGCGCGGACGCTGAAGCGGCCAAGGCTGGTGTGGACGCCGCAGCTCCACAAACGGTTCGTGGATGCGGTGGCCCACCTGGGGATCAAGAACGCCGTCCCCAAGACCATCATGCAGCTGATGGGCGTCGAGGGCCTCACCCGGGAGAACGTCGCCAGCCACCTCCAGAAGTACCGCCTCTACCTCAAGCGCATGCAGCagacctcctcctccgccgatgGCCACGGCGGCGCCGCCCTCGCCGGAGGCGGCCACATCTCGGCGGCCGACCACCAGCTCTTCGCCAGCGGCCCCGTCCCCCACCACTTCCTCAGCCCCCGAGGGCCGGAGCCGCCCTTCGTGCCGCTCGTCCCTGTGAACCCCCTCCACCACCCGCACCAACAGCACCAGATCGGGCAGCAGTACTACTATCAGAGGCAGATGGGGCATTTTGGGCCGGCGGCGAGCGGGGGCGTCCGTGGGGGTGGTGGTGGGTTCGATCATCGGTTCCTGTCGCAGGCCTCGGCACGGCCGATGGGGATGCATCAGATGGGaatggggatggggatgggttTCCACCCGGCGGCTGCTTCGTATGGGGAGGAATTGGAGTCGGGGGAGAGGGGAGGTGGAAGGAGGGAGCTCACTCTTTTTCCCACAGGTGATGATTGA